One genomic window of Sphingopyxis sp. OPL5 includes the following:
- a CDS encoding alpha/beta fold hydrolase has protein sequence MSLPIVLITGQLLTDAVWQPLLDAWSDREIIVADNQSDDTIKGFAQRLLDNAPPKFALVAHAMGGFIAFEVMRRAPERVAKLVLISTLASADGPAQTARRQGYIDLVESGQFEQVVEERIPILFPEDKRNHAHLLGIARQMASDTGAATFLAQQRAIMARIDSRPRLGEIAVPTLLVWGEKDGITSRAHHDEILDAIPGARLEVIAGAGHLPTVEAPEVVVPLLADFIDA, from the coding sequence ATGTCGCTCCCTATCGTCCTCATCACAGGCCAACTCCTGACCGACGCCGTATGGCAGCCGCTGCTCGACGCCTGGTCCGACCGCGAAATCATCGTCGCCGACAATCAGAGCGACGACACGATCAAGGGTTTCGCGCAGCGCCTCCTCGACAATGCCCCGCCCAAATTCGCGCTCGTCGCCCACGCCATGGGCGGCTTCATCGCCTTCGAAGTCATGCGCCGTGCGCCCGAGCGCGTCGCCAAGCTTGTGCTGATCTCGACGCTCGCTTCCGCCGACGGTCCCGCCCAGACCGCGCGGCGGCAGGGCTATATCGACCTCGTCGAGAGCGGCCAGTTCGAGCAAGTGGTCGAGGAACGCATCCCGATCCTCTTCCCCGAGGACAAGCGAAACCACGCCCACCTGCTCGGCATCGCGCGCCAGATGGCGTCCGACACCGGCGCCGCCACCTTTCTCGCCCAGCAGCGCGCGATCATGGCGCGCATCGACAGCCGCCCGCGCCTTGGCGAGATCGCGGTGCCGACCTTGCTGGTCTGGGGCGAAAAGGACGGCATCACCAGCCGCGCGCATCATGATGAAATACTGGACGCGATCCCCGGCGCACGGCTCGAGGTGATCGCGGGGGCCGGTCATCTGCCGACCGTCGAGG
- a CDS encoding NAD(P)-dependent oxidoreductase — MIVLHARPSPGFRDAVDAIFGPGVVTHVDEAEPLDAVAPDITALLHVLTPVTPDFIASAPKLKLIQKLGVGVNTIALDAARDHGAAVCNMPGTNSQAVAEMALSLMMAVLRRTCFFDARTRAGEGWTADPSELDQVGEIGGRTIGLVGFGNSAQLLAPALAALGAKIVYAARSKRDVPYQFLPLDELLATSDIVSLHMPLTDETRASINPFAMKKGAVLVNTARGELVDEARLVEALTSGHLRGAGLDVFAEEPLPRSNPLLGLPNAVLAPHIAWLTPETLVRSLTVAHENCRRLAAGEPLLHQVV; from the coding sequence ATGATCGTCCTCCACGCGCGTCCCAGCCCCGGTTTCCGCGACGCCGTCGACGCGATCTTCGGTCCGGGCGTCGTCACCCACGTCGACGAGGCCGAACCGCTCGACGCCGTCGCCCCCGACATCACCGCGCTGCTCCATGTGCTGACCCCGGTCACCCCCGACTTCATCGCTTCGGCGCCGAAGCTCAAACTGATCCAGAAACTCGGCGTCGGGGTGAACACCATCGCGCTCGATGCCGCCCGCGATCACGGCGCCGCGGTGTGCAACATGCCCGGCACCAACAGCCAGGCGGTCGCCGAAATGGCGCTGTCGCTGATGATGGCGGTGCTGCGCCGCACCTGCTTCTTCGACGCCCGCACCCGCGCCGGCGAAGGCTGGACCGCCGACCCGTCCGAACTCGATCAGGTAGGCGAGATCGGCGGGCGCACCATCGGCCTCGTCGGATTCGGCAATTCGGCCCAATTGCTCGCGCCCGCGCTGGCCGCGCTCGGCGCGAAGATCGTCTATGCGGCGCGCAGCAAGCGCGATGTGCCCTACCAATTCCTGCCGCTCGACGAACTGCTCGCCACCAGCGACATCGTCTCGCTGCACATGCCGCTAACCGACGAAACGCGCGCCAGCATCAATCCCTTCGCGATGAAAAAGGGCGCGGTGCTGGTGAACACCGCGCGCGGTGAACTCGTCGATGAAGCGAGGCTGGTCGAGGCGCTGACCAGCGGCCACCTCCGTGGCGCGGGCCTCGACGTCTTCGCCGAAGAGCCGTTGCCGCGCAGCAATCCATTGCTCGGACTGCCCAATGCCGTCCTCGCCCCGCACATCGCCTGGCTCACCCCCGAAACGCTTGTGCGCAGCCTGACGGTGGCGCACGAAAACTGCCGCCGCCTCGCCGCCGGCGAACCGCTCCTGCATCAGGTGGTCTAA
- the eno gene encoding phosphopyruvate hydratase, protein MPSPIASVTGRQLWDSRGRPTVEAEVILASGAVGRAIAPAGASRGAHEAIDLRDGGAAFGGYGVNRAVAGIGAEIAPAITGMEAHDQAAVDAALCALDNTPNKARLGANAVVAVSMAVLHAAAADARLPLWRYLAGDTKVRIPLPEIQIFGGGAHAGRRTDVQDFMIMCPTAGSFRRALEITDDVYRAAGRLMEAKGPLSGVADEGGWWPNFASNEDALDTLTRAIEASGHRAGEDVFISLDIAANELGDASGYSLALDDGRLTSEAMAARIGEWAGRYPILSIEDPAGQDDWTAMAAVTAAIGDRVQIIGDDVLVTNAERVERAGDAGVCNAALIKVNQVGTVTEAKAALDAAVARGWGAIVSARSGESEDVTIAHLATGWNAGQLKVGSFTRSERMAKWNEMLRIEEAMGADAVFAGFSAFAGSIGAVA, encoded by the coding sequence ATGCCATCGCCTATAGCTTCCGTCACCGGCCGCCAGCTCTGGGATTCGCGCGGCCGCCCCACGGTCGAGGCTGAAGTCATCCTCGCCTCGGGCGCCGTCGGCCGCGCCATCGCCCCCGCAGGCGCCTCGCGCGGCGCGCATGAAGCGATTGACCTCCGCGATGGCGGCGCAGCGTTCGGCGGCTATGGCGTCAACCGCGCCGTGGCCGGCATCGGCGCCGAGATCGCCCCCGCGATCACCGGCATGGAGGCGCACGACCAGGCCGCGGTCGACGCCGCGCTCTGCGCGCTCGACAACACGCCGAACAAGGCGCGCCTCGGCGCCAACGCCGTCGTTGCGGTCTCGATGGCGGTGCTCCACGCCGCCGCCGCCGATGCGCGGCTGCCGCTATGGCGCTATCTTGCGGGCGACACGAAGGTCCGCATCCCGCTCCCCGAGATCCAGATTTTCGGCGGCGGCGCGCACGCCGGGCGGCGCACCGACGTGCAGGACTTCATGATCATGTGCCCCACAGCAGGCAGCTTCCGCCGCGCGCTCGAAATCACCGACGATGTCTACCGCGCTGCAGGCAGGCTGATGGAGGCGAAAGGCCCGCTCAGCGGCGTCGCCGACGAGGGCGGCTGGTGGCCCAATTTCGCGTCGAACGAGGATGCGCTCGACACGCTCACCAGGGCGATCGAGGCGAGCGGCCACCGCGCGGGCGAGGATGTCTTCATTTCGCTCGACATCGCCGCCAACGAACTCGGCGACGCCTCGGGCTACAGCCTCGCGCTCGACGACGGCCGCCTGACGAGCGAGGCGATGGCGGCGCGCATCGGCGAATGGGCGGGTCGCTATCCGATCCTGTCGATCGAGGATCCGGCGGGGCAGGACGACTGGACCGCGATGGCTGCCGTTACGGCCGCGATCGGCGACCGCGTCCAGATCATCGGCGACGATGTGCTCGTCACCAATGCCGAGCGCGTCGAACGCGCCGGCGACGCGGGGGTGTGCAACGCCGCGCTGATCAAGGTCAACCAGGTCGGCACCGTCACCGAGGCGAAGGCCGCGCTCGACGCCGCAGTCGCGCGCGGCTGGGGCGCGATCGTCTCGGCGCGATCGGGCGAGAGCGAGGACGTCACCATCGCGCATCTCGCGACCGGTTGGAACGCGGGGCAGCTCAAGGTCGGCAGCTTCACCCGTTCCGAACGCATGGCGAAGTGGAACGAAATGCTGCGCATCGAGGAGGCGATGGGCGCCGACGCGGTGTTCGCGGGCTTCTCGGCCTTCGCGGGCAGCATCGGCGCGGTCGCATGA
- a CDS encoding phosphotransferase family protein, with protein sequence MTADADIIEALRGAGLAGEGEVALQPLTGGVSCDVWKVDSPTGPIVVKRPLPQLRVAAEWLAPVERGISEVRWLRRARGVDPHIVPEVLAELPGHAFAMRFLPGCPVWKDELMASRVDADFAAQVGKGIAAVHAATAYNDGDRADFPNDDMFRALRVDPFLLYVAQHDAELAPALTTLAADLSGRKIALVHGDVSPKNILVSADGPVFLDAECAVYGDPAFDLAFCATHLLLKAVWSGDARLSEAAAALVAAYRAGIDWEDADDLLLRAGKLTAALLLARVEGKSPAPYLTDPAHKHIVRDQARALIRAPQPIDALVAHWKRT encoded by the coding sequence GTGACGGCGGACGCGGACATCATCGAAGCGCTGCGCGGCGCCGGGCTGGCGGGGGAGGGTGAGGTCGCCCTCCAGCCGCTGACCGGTGGCGTGTCGTGCGACGTATGGAAGGTCGACAGCCCGACCGGCCCGATCGTCGTCAAGCGTCCGCTGCCGCAACTCCGCGTCGCCGCTGAATGGCTCGCGCCCGTCGAGCGCGGGATCAGCGAGGTGCGCTGGCTGCGCCGCGCGCGCGGCGTCGATCCGCATATCGTGCCCGAAGTGCTCGCCGAACTGCCCGGCCACGCCTTTGCGATGCGCTTCCTCCCCGGCTGTCCGGTGTGGAAGGACGAGCTGATGGCGAGCCGCGTCGATGCCGATTTCGCGGCGCAGGTGGGGAAGGGGATCGCTGCGGTCCACGCCGCCACCGCGTACAACGACGGCGACCGCGCCGACTTCCCCAACGACGACATGTTTCGCGCGCTGCGCGTCGATCCCTTCCTGCTCTATGTTGCGCAGCATGACGCCGAACTCGCGCCGGCGCTCACGACGCTCGCCGCCGACCTGTCGGGCCGCAAGATCGCGCTCGTCCATGGCGACGTCAGCCCGAAGAATATCCTCGTCAGCGCCGACGGCCCCGTCTTCCTCGACGCCGAATGCGCGGTCTATGGCGACCCCGCCTTCGACCTCGCTTTCTGCGCTACGCACCTGCTGCTCAAGGCGGTGTGGTCGGGCGACGCGCGGCTGAGTGAAGCGGCGGCCGCGCTCGTCGCCGCCTATCGCGCGGGCATCGACTGGGAGGATGCGGACGATCTGCTGCTCCGTGCGGGCAAGCTCACCGCGGCGCTGCTCCTCGCGCGCGTCGAGGGCAAGTCGCCCGCCCCCTATCTCACCGACCCCGCTCACAAGCATATCGTGCGCGATCAGGCGCGTGCGCTGATCCGCGCGCCGCAACCGATCGACGCGCTCGTCGCCCACTGGAAAAGGACCTAG
- a CDS encoding alpha/beta hydrolase, with amino-acid sequence MDPNGIEGLDATFIGRAPPTAPRIQAGGHPCQGIYWTEAGKRPKVAIIATHYNVDFSEHYIAPYFARQGFGFLGWNTRYRGFEDQFLLEHAVLDIGVGVRWLKEEAGVEQVVILGNSGGGSLMGAYQAEAIAPTLTDRLPSIGQDALAQLIKGDLYISFNAHQGRPEVLTDWMDASVIDENDPTLTDPELDPFNPDNGPPYSDAFIAKYRAGQRARNQRITDWAKAELARLNAAGIPDRIFPLFRCWGDIRCVDPAIDPSERKPNWCYRGDPAIANRTPSIGRANTLKTWLNMWSLESSPCQGEPHLAKHDTPALVVQGLADTGVFPSDARKIFDFLGSTDKKLELIPGAHYFEDSIKERQDAADLVGAWIREKL; translated from the coding sequence ATGGACCCCAATGGCATCGAGGGACTCGACGCGACATTCATCGGCCGCGCGCCGCCGACCGCGCCGCGCATCCAGGCCGGCGGCCACCCGTGCCAGGGCATCTATTGGACCGAGGCGGGCAAGCGCCCCAAGGTCGCGATCATCGCCACCCATTATAACGTCGATTTCTCCGAACATTATATCGCGCCATACTTTGCGCGGCAGGGCTTCGGCTTCCTCGGCTGGAACACCCGCTATCGCGGTTTCGAGGACCAGTTCCTGCTCGAACACGCGGTACTCGACATCGGCGTCGGCGTGCGGTGGCTGAAGGAAGAGGCCGGGGTCGAACAGGTCGTCATCCTCGGCAATTCGGGCGGCGGCTCGCTGATGGGCGCCTATCAGGCCGAAGCGATCGCCCCGACGCTCACCGATCGCCTGCCGTCGATCGGACAGGATGCGCTCGCGCAGCTCATCAAGGGCGATCTCTACATCAGCTTCAACGCGCACCAGGGCCGCCCCGAAGTCCTCACCGACTGGATGGATGCATCGGTCATCGACGAGAATGACCCGACCCTGACCGACCCCGAACTCGACCCGTTCAACCCCGACAATGGCCCGCCCTATTCGGACGCCTTCATCGCCAAATACCGCGCCGGTCAGCGCGCCCGCAACCAGCGCATCACCGACTGGGCGAAGGCCGAACTCGCGCGGCTCAACGCGGCGGGCATCCCCGACCGCATCTTCCCGCTGTTCCGCTGCTGGGGCGACATCCGCTGCGTCGATCCGGCGATCGACCCGTCGGAGCGCAAGCCCAACTGGTGCTATCGTGGCGACCCCGCGATCGCCAACCGCACGCCGAGCATCGGTCGTGCCAACACGCTCAAGACCTGGCTCAACATGTGGAGCCTCGAATCCTCGCCGTGCCAGGGCGAGCCGCATCTCGCGAAGCACGACACGCCCGCGCTGGTGGTACAGGGCCTCGCCGACACCGGCGTCTTCCCCAGCGACGCGCGCAAGATCTTCGACTTCCTCGGCTCGACCGACAAAAAGCTCGAACTGATCCCTGGCGCGCATTATTTCGAGGATTCGATCAAGGAACGGCAGGACGCCGCCGACCTCGTCGGCGCATGGATCCGGGAGAAGCTGTGA
- a CDS encoding long-chain-fatty-acid--CoA ligase — protein sequence MMGLMQDVPLTVDRILDHAANWHGGREVVSRDAEGRVARSTYAAIHKDAKRVSNALAAEGIVAGDRVATMGWNSARHLAAWYGAAGMGAVLHTLNPRLFLEQIAYIANHAGDRLLIADPATADLVEELLPQVPSIEKVIFFCDAASLPKTSFPAIAFDDWIAGQPADYAWGGFDENAACGLCYTSGTTGNPKGVLYSHRSNYIHALMTLQRDALGLSARDTVLLVVPMYHANAWGVVYSAPAVGAKLVLPGQRMDGESIYNLIEQEGVTYSAAVPTVWQMLLQYMQENGKRFTTLERVTIGGSACPESIIRTFRDDYGVDVIQGWGMTETSPLGTVSVPNAAVAAKSDAEQMAYKLKQGRLLCGLDMKLVDDAGNRLPHDGKTPGRLMIKGPTIAGAYFGGEGGDVLDAEGFFDTGDVSTIDREGYMQITDRAKDVVKSGGEWISSIEIENIAMGHDAVANAAVVGVSHPKWDERPILLCQLKLGASATAADLTAYLDGKIAKWWMPDDVIFVDDIPLGPTGKIDKKAIRAGLEGYKLPFDVTR from the coding sequence ATGATGGGATTGATGCAGGATGTGCCGCTGACGGTCGACCGCATCCTCGATCATGCCGCCAATTGGCATGGCGGGCGCGAAGTCGTGTCGCGCGATGCCGAGGGCCGCGTCGCCCGCTCGACCTATGCCGCGATCCACAAGGATGCGAAGCGCGTCTCGAATGCGCTCGCCGCCGAAGGAATCGTCGCGGGCGACCGCGTCGCGACGATGGGCTGGAACAGCGCGCGCCACCTCGCGGCCTGGTACGGTGCGGCGGGCATGGGCGCCGTCCTCCACACGCTCAATCCGCGGCTCTTCCTCGAACAGATCGCCTATATCGCGAACCATGCCGGCGACCGGCTGCTGATCGCCGACCCCGCGACCGCCGATCTGGTCGAAGAATTGCTGCCGCAGGTGCCGAGCATCGAGAAGGTGATCTTCTTCTGCGACGCTGCTTCTCTGCCGAAAACCAGCTTTCCCGCTATCGCCTTCGACGACTGGATCGCCGGTCAACCCGCCGACTATGCATGGGGCGGCTTTGACGAAAATGCCGCCTGCGGCCTCTGCTACACCAGCGGCACCACGGGCAATCCCAAGGGCGTGCTCTATTCGCACCGCTCGAACTATATCCACGCGCTGATGACGCTCCAGCGCGACGCGCTCGGCCTGTCGGCGCGCGATACGGTGCTGCTTGTCGTCCCGATGTACCACGCCAATGCCTGGGGCGTCGTCTATTCGGCGCCTGCGGTCGGCGCCAAGCTCGTGCTGCCGGGGCAGCGCATGGACGGCGAATCGATCTACAATCTGATCGAGCAGGAGGGCGTGACTTACTCGGCCGCGGTCCCGACAGTGTGGCAGATGCTGCTCCAGTATATGCAGGAGAACGGCAAACGCTTCACCACGCTCGAACGCGTCACCATCGGCGGTTCGGCGTGCCCCGAATCGATCATCCGCACCTTCCGCGACGATTATGGTGTCGACGTCATCCAGGGCTGGGGCATGACCGAGACCTCGCCGCTCGGCACCGTCTCGGTCCCCAATGCCGCGGTCGCCGCCAAGTCCGATGCCGAACAAATGGCCTATAAGCTCAAGCAGGGCCGCCTGCTCTGCGGGCTCGACATGAAGCTCGTCGACGATGCCGGAAATCGCCTGCCGCACGACGGCAAGACCCCCGGCCGGCTGATGATCAAGGGTCCGACGATCGCCGGCGCCTATTTTGGCGGCGAAGGCGGCGACGTGCTCGACGCCGAAGGTTTCTTCGACACCGGCGACGTCAGCACGATCGACCGCGAAGGCTATATGCAGATCACCGACCGCGCCAAGGATGTCGTCAAGTCGGGCGGCGAATGGATCAGCTCGATCGAGATCGAGAATATCGCGATGGGCCATGACGCGGTCGCCAACGCCGCGGTGGTCGGTGTGTCGCATCCGAAATGGGACGAACGCCCGATCCTGCTCTGTCAATTGAAGCTCGGCGCCAGCGCGACGGCCGCCGACCTGACCGCCTATCTCGACGGCAAGATCGCCAAATGGTGGATGCCCGACGACGTGATCTTCGTCGATGACATCCCGCTCGGCCCGACGGGCAAGATCGACAAGAAGGCGATCCGCGCCGGGCTGGAGGGCTATAAATTGCCCTTCGACGTCACCCGCTAG
- a CDS encoding MarR family winged helix-turn-helix transcriptional regulator codes for MRTNQLIIALFQRFCWLDEGLQARLHDRGWPDVNRPQSMVMTNIVSGVVRPSDIARNLGVSRQAIHSTINQMVALGMVQLDTDPGDRRHMIVSLTETGARMRRDAQRAMDALTAQIAEVLGQDRFDALLAALEDDWGDNIERATAPTKKKRA; via the coding sequence ATGCGCACCAACCAATTGATCATCGCACTGTTCCAGCGTTTCTGCTGGCTCGACGAGGGGCTGCAGGCGCGTCTGCACGACCGCGGCTGGCCAGACGTCAACCGCCCGCAATCGATGGTGATGACCAACATCGTCAGCGGCGTCGTCCGCCCGTCGGACATCGCGCGCAACCTGGGGGTGTCGCGGCAGGCGATTCACAGCACGATCAACCAGATGGTCGCGCTCGGCATGGTCCAGCTCGACACCGATCCCGGCGACCGACGGCACATGATCGTGTCGCTGACCGAGACCGGCGCGCGGATGCGCCGGGATGCACAGCGCGCGATGGACGCGCTGACCGCCCAGATCGCCGAGGTGCTGGGACAGGACCGCTTCGACGCGCTGCTCGCGGCGCTCGAGGACGACTGGGGCGACAATATCGAACGGGCAACGGCGCCGACGAAGAAGAAGCGCGCCTAG
- a CDS encoding NADPH-dependent FMN reductase has protein sequence MTRIAVIVGSTRDGSFNRALGALAAARLAAHGADVTVVDLAALDLPIYTAALEADAFPADALKLKDLLAAQDGLLVVSPEYNGSIPALLKNAIDWASRPTSDEGPVALTAFRGKAAAIMGASISPFGGIRGLTHLRQILGTIQMLVIPDQVLVPNAHAAFDEAGQLREPLPASLVDMTAARLVAVAKALAA, from the coding sequence ATGACCAGAATTGCGGTGATCGTCGGCAGCACGCGCGACGGATCGTTCAACCGGGCGCTTGGTGCGCTCGCGGCGGCGCGGCTGGCGGCGCATGGGGCCGACGTGACCGTCGTCGACCTCGCCGCGCTCGACCTGCCGATCTACACCGCCGCGCTCGAGGCGGATGCCTTTCCTGCCGACGCGCTGAAACTGAAAGACCTGCTGGCCGCGCAGGACGGGCTGCTCGTCGTGTCGCCCGAATATAATGGCTCGATCCCGGCGCTGCTAAAAAACGCGATCGACTGGGCGTCGCGTCCGACCAGCGACGAAGGACCCGTCGCGCTCACCGCCTTTCGCGGCAAGGCTGCGGCGATCATGGGCGCGTCGATCAGCCCGTTCGGCGGCATTCGCGGCCTCACGCATCTGCGCCAAATCCTCGGCACGATCCAGATGCTCGTGATTCCCGACCAGGTTCTGGTCCCGAACGCGCACGCCGCCTTCGACGAGGCCGGGCAGCTTCGGGAGCCGCTCCCCGCCTCGCTCGTCGACATGACCGCGGCGCGGCTGGTCGCGGTGGCGAAGGCGCTTGCGGCCTAG
- a CDS encoding MarR family winged helix-turn-helix transcriptional regulator translates to MAKTNQSFRHPAEFYTDPENSIGYLARVVFRSFSRLLERRTLTHDVSAGQWRFLRQLWREDGITQRELSERVGMREPTTVVALKGLEKAGFITRKKTEDDRRKTFIFLTPHARKLELVLAPMNAEIHEIATRGMSDEEVEVLQSLMRRVIGNLADETQKLSVLSDVKA, encoded by the coding sequence TTGGCCAAAACCAACCAGAGCTTTCGGCATCCCGCCGAATTTTACACCGATCCCGAAAACAGCATCGGCTATCTCGCGCGCGTCGTCTTCCGATCCTTTTCGCGGTTGCTCGAACGCCGCACGCTGACCCATGATGTGTCCGCCGGCCAGTGGCGCTTCCTGCGCCAGTTGTGGCGCGAGGACGGCATCACCCAGCGCGAACTCAGCGAACGCGTCGGCATGCGCGAGCCGACGACGGTCGTCGCGCTCAAAGGTTTGGAAAAGGCGGGTTTCATCACCCGCAAGAAGACCGAAGACGACCGCCGCAAGACCTTCATCTTCCTCACCCCCCATGCGCGCAAACTCGAGCTGGTGCTCGCGCCGATGAACGCCGAGATCCACGAGATCGCGACGCGCGGGATGAGCGATGAGGAGGTCGAGGTGCTGCAGTCGCTGATGCGCCGCGTGATCGGCAACCTCGCCGACGAAACGCAAAAGCTGTCGGTGCTGTCGGACGTCAAGGCTTGA
- the leuD gene encoding 3-isopropylmalate dehydratase small subunit, with amino-acid sequence MQQFVRVRGVAAPLPLANVDTDMIIPARFMKALTRNGLGAHLFEELRFAPDGSERPDFILNNPTCRRAEVLIADRNFGCGSSREHAVWALDDFGIRCVIAPSFGDIFASNARKNGLLLVRLPEAICARLCAEVALSQYAPIEVDLTAQEIRLASGEVVAFVIDADDRRVLMEGLDDIGRTLRHEAAITQFEAT; translated from the coding sequence GTGCAACAATTCGTCCGGGTGCGCGGCGTCGCGGCGCCGCTGCCGCTGGCCAATGTCGATACGGACATGATCATTCCGGCGCGATTCATGAAGGCACTGACGCGGAACGGGCTCGGCGCGCATCTGTTCGAGGAACTGCGTTTCGCGCCCGACGGCAGCGAACGCCCCGATTTCATCCTCAACAACCCGACCTGTCGCCGTGCGGAGGTCCTGATCGCCGACCGCAATTTCGGCTGCGGGTCGTCGCGCGAACATGCGGTGTGGGCGCTCGACGATTTCGGCATCCGCTGCGTGATCGCGCCGAGCTTCGGCGACATTTTCGCAAGCAATGCCCGCAAGAACGGGTTGTTGCTGGTCCGCCTGCCCGAAGCGATCTGCGCGCGGCTGTGCGCCGAGGTGGCGCTGTCGCAATATGCGCCGATCGAGGTGGACCTGACGGCACAGGAAATCCGGCTCGCGTCGGGCGAGGTCGTGGCGTTCGTGATCGATGCCGACGACCGGCGGGTGCTGATGGAAGGACTCGACGACATCGGACGGACGCTGCGGCACGAAGCGGCGATCACGCAGTTCGAGGCCACCTAG
- the leuC gene encoding 3-isopropylmalate dehydratase large subunit: MTNPARARTLYDKIWDAHVVAQDDGESILYIDLHLLHEVTSPQAFAALAASGRIVRRPERALALSDHNVPTEGQAAGASGVADEAARAQLLALEVNADRAGVERFAMGDPRNGIVHVVGPEQGRSQPGMTIVCGDSHTSTHGAFGALAFGIGTSEVEHVLATQTIRQRKSRSMRITVDGALPADVSAKDLALHLLRTVGVDGATGHVVEYAGAAIRALSMEARMTLCNLCIEMGARAGLVAPDETSFAYLAGRPAAPTGDAWGRAVARWRGLTSDADATFDRELRIDAAAVRPMVSWGTNPSQVVGIGELVPDPSELPDLDARATAERALAYMDLTPGRPIAGQRLDRIFIGSCTNSRIEDLRVAAAIARGRHVAPHIRAMVVPGSGLVKRQAEAEGLDRVFRAAGFEWREPGCSLCVGMNPDRLAPGERCAATSNRNFENRQGRGGRTHLMSPALAAASAIAGAIASPDMLG; the protein is encoded by the coding sequence ATGACCAATCCGGCGCGAGCGCGCACATTATATGACAAGATATGGGACGCGCATGTCGTGGCGCAGGACGATGGCGAATCGATCCTCTACATCGACCTGCACCTGCTTCATGAGGTGACCTCGCCGCAGGCCTTCGCGGCGCTTGCGGCCTCGGGCCGCATCGTGCGCAGGCCTGAACGCGCGCTGGCCCTCTCCGATCACAATGTTCCGACCGAAGGGCAGGCGGCCGGGGCATCGGGGGTCGCCGACGAAGCGGCGCGCGCGCAGCTCTTGGCGCTGGAGGTCAACGCCGACCGTGCGGGCGTCGAGCGTTTTGCAATGGGCGATCCGCGCAACGGCATCGTCCATGTCGTCGGACCCGAACAGGGGCGGTCGCAACCGGGGATGACGATTGTCTGCGGCGACAGTCACACCTCGACCCACGGCGCCTTCGGCGCGCTCGCCTTCGGCATCGGCACCAGCGAGGTCGAACATGTGCTCGCGACCCAGACGATCCGCCAACGCAAGTCGCGGAGCATGCGGATCACGGTCGATGGCGCGCTTCCGGCCGATGTTTCGGCCAAGGACCTGGCGCTGCACCTGCTCCGTACCGTCGGCGTCGATGGTGCCACCGGCCATGTCGTCGAATATGCCGGCGCGGCCATCCGCGCGCTGTCGATGGAGGCGCGCATGACCTTGTGCAACCTCTGCATCGAAATGGGTGCGCGTGCCGGCCTGGTTGCCCCCGACGAGACGAGCTTTGCTTATCTTGCCGGGCGTCCGGCGGCGCCGACCGGGGACGCATGGGGCAGGGCGGTCGCCCGCTGGCGGGGCCTCACCAGCGATGCCGATGCGACCTTCGATCGCGAACTGCGCATCGACGCCGCCGCCGTTCGCCCGATGGTCAGTTGGGGCACCAATCCGTCGCAGGTCGTCGGCATCGGCGAGCTTGTGCCCGATCCGTCCGAACTGCCCGACCTCGATGCGCGCGCGACGGCTGAACGGGCGCTCGCCTATATGGACCTGACGCCCGGCCGGCCGATCGCGGGCCAGCGGCTCGACCGGATTTTCATCGGCAGTTGCACCAACAGCCGGATCGAGGATCTGCGCGTTGCGGCGGCCATCGCTCGCGGCCGGCACGTCGCGCCGCATATCCGCGCGATGGTCGTGCCGGGCTCGGGGCTCGTCAAGCGGCAGGCCGAGGCCGAGGGGCTCGACCGCGTGTTCCGCGCCGCAGGCTTCGAATGGCGCGAACCCGGCTGTTCGCTGTGCGTCGGCATGAACCCCGACCGCCTCGCTCCCGGCGAACGCTGTGCCGCGACCTCGAACCGCAATTTCGAGAACCGCCAGGGGCGCGGCGGGCGCACCCATCTGATGAGCCCGGCGCTCGCGGCGGCAAGTGCGATAGCGGGCGCGATCGCGTCGCCCGATATGCTGGGCTAG